The DNA sequence AACCTGCCTCTGCACCCAAAGCAAAGATGGGAGTACCAAATGTTATTGAGAAATCAAGTGGAGGAGTTTGGTTTAGACCAACAGCTGCAGTGAGGGATGCATGAGGATGGAAGTACTGAAATTCCAGCTGCGGAAGGAAAtagagaatatataaatacaaagaAACATCCGAAAGTCAATTACtcagaaaaaattaaaaaatggggACTGCAGCACCTTTCCGGACTCATAATTGGGATATTTCAGGTTCGCAATGGTCTTTGATGAAGGAATAATATCAGCAACAGTGAAAGTGGCTGAGATCTACAGAAAGTAAATGAGAGATAAGAGCAAGTTGCAATGATGCAGGAATATATATGagaatgtaataaattaacgTCACATACGTTTGAATCAGTATCAACTTTCAGATCAGTAGAAGTATTCTTATACGCGTACTGAGCTGCCACATCGCCAGATGAATAACCACCCTTTTTCACTGTGGATGTTGTGAGGGCCTGAATTGAGGAAGTATAatagaaattacattttcacATATGAAACAGAGAATTCACATGAGAGTAAATGACAATGTAATGCacaacaaactaaaaaaatgtctTCACAGTTGAGAGCATAACCATATCAACAAACACCAAATAACAATTGGAAAGCTGCATAATCAGGCTAAGAGACATAAATAGTCGCAAACTACTACTAATTCATATGATGTTGTTAAAACTGTCACAAGCaaagacaaaacaaatacaAGTAGACATTCATAAGGTGAAAACATCTAGGGGCATTTAGGAGAGGATAACAATATATAATAGTAACAGTTAAATGACTATGTGAGCTTCAGATATTCTCAATCGGAAGCTCAATTATCTGCTCGCATATATCTAGGTCCCAAGCCAAACTATAGAAAACTCAAACAAGCATTAATGGaaacatattgaaaatataCAATACTAAATGCACCTGATGGTAAATGCAAGAGTTTCAGCCAGATAAACATACAATACTATTGGAGTCAATTAACAAAAAGAGTTTCAAAACCACTATTGGAGTCAATTAACAAAAAGAGTTTCAAAACCAGAGGGGCAGCATACGAAATTATAAACTTAAGAAATCATATTACAACATCCTATCTTTAATCATTTATGAGGCAAAAGTTAGAAATGAATAGGAAAGATGGCTGCTCATAAATAATGAAACCTGAATTATAATGCCAGGGCAAGTTATACTTTTAAACTAAAAGATGCGGCCTCATTCAAACTCTTAGAGCCAAGTCAGATTTAAACAGAAATAGAAGAGACTCATGTAAAATTAGTGAGCTCAATTGTCTAACAAAATATCCACAGTAATCTATTTAGAATGATTTTAGCACAGATACAACATATCACCAGTTCATCGTGATAAGCCTAGAATGCAAACAATAGAAATTTAGAGGAGGTCACTGACAGCAGAACCAATCCCGTTATTAATTCTAATCTATTACGTTATTCCTCAAGAGCGAATGCTACACATAAGAGTTGAAAGTCGAAACCCTAAATTACAAACTGGCAATTGATAATATTCCCAAATCAACCGAATCAAACAGAAACAAAAGGCTGTATGAAATCGTACCACTCCAGATTCACTGTAGGTGGAGACGGAGAATTTGTGATCAGAGAGATAATCTCTAGTCAGCAGatctacaaatatataaaaaaaaaaatcacataactATTTTGACGGAAAAATAAGTAATCGAGTATGAAAATAAGGCAAAATGGCGGATCAACGATGAATTGACCTTTGGCTTTCTTGCCGATATCTGTAAAGAGTCCCGGTCCCTTGCTCATTTTCGGTTCTTCTCAATTTATTCCACAGATTAGAAGTGACTGCGAAAAGTGAGAAGAGAAGATGAGGGGAGAGAGAAGTGAGAGATTTGGAGTCGGAGGGCTTTTTCCGTGGTGAAAGGGTAGTGTCGAGGAATTTTTCGAAATGATTTTCATGGGACAATCCTGACCGTTGATTAAAATGTCGACAGTTGAAGGGCCTTGATCTCGTAACGGGGAGGTTGGATTCATTTAACTTTCCATTATTCTCTAatcatttaatcattttaaattttaatatcagGTCTCAATTCAATCATAATTCCAGTTAAGACGTAATCACGTAACCATATATGTAAACATTTGTAAATGGTAATTGGTAACGCACTCATGTAGtctcaaattttaaagttgcaaatcatattcaaattttcttatttattcatttttaacatTGATTTCGGCCTCAATTTAGATATTCCAGCTCTGTcaatgtaaatataaaaacgATTGTGCATCTATAATAGGGAAAAGttagtagtaatagtaattttaatttttttatttattcatttttaacatTGATTTCGGCctaaatttagatatttcagCTCTGTCAATGTAAATATACAAACGATTGTGCATCTATAATtgggaaaaagttagtagtagtagtagtaatttaattttcttatttattcatttttaacatTGATTTCGGCCTAAAATTAGATATTCCAGCTATGTcaatgtaaatataaaagatTGTGCATctataattggaaaaaagttagtagtagtagtagtaattttaatttttttatttattcatttttaacatTGATTTCGGCCTCAATTTAGATATTCCAGCTCTGTcaatgtaaatataaaaacgATTGTGCATCTATATTtgggaaaaagttagtagtagtattagtaaTTTTGAAAGTGGTTTGGGATTATACATCAACTAACTAAATGAcataaagtaaaatgaaaatacatcgttattaaacatttaaatgaaTCGAATATTTTCACTAGACTTGTGGGATCTTAGCTTAGTTTGTTCTTATTGTTGGTGTGAATTCTTCTGATATACTTTAGTCCataatttaagtaaataataaTGACACTTTAGGTTGCCACAACTGATATTCAGTCAcaacaaaaaattagaattttaaaaattattgcaAACTTTATGGAGTAATACACATTTCTGACAATTATAAGATAATAAATGTGTAAATAGCGCATTATACGTTCAAACCTTCCTACAAAAGAGGCTGCAAAAAGAGCGTAGTTCCATTAATAGAATGGTAACCACGATCACCAATTCAATCATGGCCTAAACATAGTTAGGATCAAATATTTGGAGCAATGCCAAAAGCAGttaattgttaatttgttaGAAGCAAAATCTGATGGAGAGTTTATTGAGAGAGCAATGGGAGGTGCAGCACAAGCATGCGCCGGAGGAGGCGCTGCAGCGGTGGAGGGGCCTCTGCGGCGTCGTCAAGAATCACAAGCGTCGCTTCCGATTCACCGCCAACCTCTCCAAACGCTACGAGGCCGCCGCCATGCGCAAAACCAATCACGTAAT is a window from the Salvia hispanica cultivar TCC Black 2014 chromosome 1, UniMelb_Shisp_WGS_1.0, whole genome shotgun sequence genome containing:
- the LOC125202774 gene encoding mitochondrial outer membrane protein porin 2-like, producing the protein MSKGPGLFTDIGKKAKDLLTRDYLSDHKFSVSTYSESGVALTTSTVKKGGYSSGDVAAQYAYKNTSTDLKVDTDSNISATFTVADIIPSSKTIANLKYPNYESGKLEFQYFHPHASLTAAVGLNQTPPLDFSITFGTPIFALGAEAGYETTSGKLTKYTAGITVTKPDSSASVILGDKGDTIKASYIHYLDELKRSAAVGEITRKFSTNQNTFTVGGSCAVDSLTQVKVKLDNHGTLAATLQHQVIRKSLVTISSEFDTKSLDKTPKFGVSLALKP